In the Clostridia bacterium genome, one interval contains:
- a CDS encoding argininosuccinate synthase — translation MFLGRRRAFSGRVFPVLLMLGFAALLAVLPLFPAPAQAAGTTSVHVVKYASDGKTVIRETTVDYQWMEEHLPVQGDGTTHYYHQGPTFDENNLWDPSETVNLKDHGALRGTDLKDLCDLVGGMQAGDAVKVKAADGFYKKFPFENVYHPLPRQGPIVLCWWKDGEYVPGFSEGIRLVFFARTPNQRGRYVFGNQDMRQCFAESYWHLFDNHWPSSNGYTVQNVNEVIILSSEAPPTQTLVVVVITLLAVGGLAAGVVFLRRNRRGKGGG, via the coding sequence ATGTTCTTGGGGCGCCGGAGGGCTTTCTCGGGACGCGTTTTTCCTGTCCTGCTGATGCTGGGGTTTGCTGCCTTACTGGCCGTTTTGCCCCTTTTCCCGGCTCCGGCGCAGGCGGCGGGGACAACCTCGGTGCACGTGGTGAAGTACGCGTCGGACGGGAAGACCGTTATTCGGGAAACGACCGTGGACTATCAATGGATGGAGGAACATCTGCCGGTGCAGGGAGACGGGACCACTCACTATTATCACCAGGGGCCTACATTTGATGAGAACAACCTCTGGGACCCGTCGGAAACGGTAAACCTGAAGGATCACGGTGCACTCAGGGGAACGGACCTCAAGGATCTCTGCGACCTGGTAGGGGGGATGCAGGCGGGGGACGCGGTAAAGGTTAAGGCTGCGGACGGTTTCTACAAGAAGTTCCCCTTCGAAAACGTTTACCACCCGCTCCCCCGGCAGGGCCCCATCGTCCTGTGCTGGTGGAAGGACGGCGAGTACGTCCCCGGCTTCTCTGAAGGGATTAGGCTGGTTTTCTTTGCCCGGACGCCGAACCAGCGCGGACGGTACGTCTTCGGAAATCAGGACATGCGGCAATGCTTTGCGGAATCGTACTGGCATCTCTTCGATAACCACTGGCCCTCCAGCAACGGTTATACGGTACAAAACGTTAACGAGGTGATAATCCTCAGCAGCGAGGCGCCCCCCACTCAGACATTAGTTGTAGTAGTTATTACCCTCTTGGCCGTGGGAGGCCTGGCTGCCGGGGTAGTTTTTCTGAGGAGGAACAGACGTGGCAAAGGTGGCGGATAG
- a CDS encoding argininosuccinate synthase, translating into MAKVADRRRSLLGSFILALVLGFLATSAARAAEPTTSVRLVKYAADHKTVVAEKQVDYRWMEANLPVHGDGKTHYYHQGPVFEGDKWDPTRTKNLKDKGAVKGTDLKDLCDLVGGMAPGDEVVVSAPDGYYVKFGHRNVYAPPDRQGPIVLCWYNGEEVQAGERQGRGYVPDYFAGMRLVFMPKVPNAEGKYVFGNQDMKECFDENYWHYYENLYPSTNGLTAKWVNQIAVYSGGAPEQPAVLAAEANGGAGASPSRSPSFIIWLLAAAGAAVIGLAVYFLKRK; encoded by the coding sequence GTGGCAAAGGTGGCGGATAGAAGACGTTCACTGCTCGGTTCCTTTATTTTAGCCCTGGTTTTGGGCTTCCTCGCGACCTCGGCTGCCCGGGCGGCCGAGCCCACCACCTCGGTGCGGCTGGTGAAGTACGCGGCGGACCATAAGACCGTAGTGGCCGAGAAGCAGGTGGACTACCGGTGGATGGAGGCTAATCTCCCGGTGCACGGGGACGGAAAGACCCATTACTACCACCAGGGACCGGTTTTTGAGGGCGATAAGTGGGACCCCACGCGGACCAAGAACTTGAAGGACAAAGGAGCGGTCAAGGGCACCGACCTCAAGGACCTCTGCGACCTGGTGGGCGGGATGGCTCCCGGGGACGAGGTGGTGGTTTCTGCCCCCGACGGCTATTACGTTAAGTTCGGCCACCGGAACGTTTATGCGCCGCCCGACCGCCAGGGGCCGATAGTGCTCTGCTGGTACAACGGGGAAGAGGTCCAGGCCGGAGAGCGCCAGGGGAGGGGGTACGTGCCGGATTATTTCGCCGGCATGCGGCTGGTTTTTATGCCCAAGGTACCGAACGCCGAGGGCAAGTACGTGTTCGGCAACCAGGACATGAAGGAATGCTTCGACGAGAACTACTGGCATTACTATGAGAACCTCTATCCCAGCACCAACGGGCTGACCGCGAAGTGGGTAAACCAAATCGCGGTATATTCCGGCGGGGCGCCCGAGCAGCCGGCGGTGTTGGCGGCGGAGGCCAACGGGGGAGCCGGGGCTTCCCCGTCTCGCTCCCCAAGCTTCATCATATGGCTTCTGGCGGCCGCCGGGGCGGCGGTTATTGGCCTGGCCGTCTACTTCTTGAAGCGGAAGTAG
- a CDS encoding molybdopterin-dependent oxidoreductase: protein MPNQGRKPKLILLLILIGVCLLAVSGYLYFTGEEKIDWTLNLAGREGSRQLSLEEIKKMPAWEGRGGFFTTVGLVNGPFTCKGVPVEDLCALVGGIGPDECLWVWAPDGYSMVFSYEQVKGDFVTYDSRTLREIPTQGVKMILMYEQDGAPLKEDDGRPLRIALVGSDDFLTEGHYWVKWVDRMEVRPLTEGET, encoded by the coding sequence GTGCCGAACCAGGGAAGAAAGCCCAAACTAATTCTCTTGCTGATCCTCATCGGCGTTTGCCTGCTCGCGGTCTCCGGTTACCTCTATTTCACCGGGGAAGAGAAAATCGACTGGACCCTGAACCTGGCGGGCCGCGAGGGCAGCCGGCAGCTCAGCCTGGAGGAGATAAAGAAAATGCCCGCCTGGGAGGGGAGGGGCGGGTTCTTCACCACGGTAGGCCTGGTCAACGGACCGTTCACCTGCAAGGGGGTTCCGGTGGAAGACCTCTGCGCCCTGGTGGGAGGGATCGGGCCGGACGAGTGCCTCTGGGTGTGGGCGCCCGACGGCTACTCCATGGTCTTCTCCTACGAGCAGGTCAAGGGGGATTTCGTGACCTACGATTCCCGGACCCTGAGGGAGATCCCCACCCAAGGGGTGAAAATGATCCTGATGTACGAGCAGGACGGCGCGCCTCTGAAGGAAGACGACGGCCGGCCTCTGCGGATCGCCCTGGTAGGCTCGGATGACTTTCTTACCGAGGGCCACTACTGGGTGAAGTGGGTGGACCGCATGGAAGTGCGGCCGCTAACGGAGGGCGAGACTTAA
- the wtpA gene encoding tungstate ABC transporter substrate-binding protein WtpA has protein sequence MRAVRIASAALVLALILGLAACGPREGQKVKLKVVYAGSLIVPLQAVEKQFESLHPDLEVDMEGHGSIQVIRYVTDLKKQADVLAVADYTLIPAMMYPEHADWLIRFATNELVIAYTEKSRYASEISSSNWCEILSRPEVKIGLPHPLLDACGYRALMMVQLAEVHYGHPGLFARIVADHFTPAISVRKDRDRYTIDLVEVMKPRDDKFAVRGGSIQLLALLEAGAIDYAFEYRSVARQRGLKYVELPPALNLGASDQEDFYRRVRVAFGFQRFTALENEQVGNTIYYALTIPKNAPHRSQALEYVKFLLGPEGQRIFAENNHPFVPPVADNPAGLPTELAGLVKGE, from the coding sequence ATGAGGGCGGTCAGGATCGCGTCCGCGGCCCTGGTGCTGGCCCTCATCCTCGGCCTGGCCGCCTGCGGACCCCGGGAAGGGCAAAAGGTCAAGCTAAAGGTGGTCTATGCCGGGAGCCTCATCGTGCCCCTGCAGGCGGTGGAGAAGCAGTTTGAGAGCCTGCACCCCGACCTGGAGGTGGACATGGAGGGGCACGGGAGCATCCAGGTGATCCGCTACGTTACCGACCTGAAGAAGCAGGCGGACGTGCTGGCGGTGGCCGACTACACCCTGATCCCGGCCATGATGTACCCGGAGCACGCGGACTGGCTCATCAGGTTCGCCACCAACGAACTGGTCATCGCCTACACCGAGAAAAGCCGGTATGCCTCGGAGATCAGCAGTTCCAACTGGTGCGAAATCCTCTCCCGCCCGGAGGTGAAAATCGGGCTGCCCCATCCTCTGCTGGACGCCTGCGGCTACCGGGCACTGATGATGGTGCAACTGGCCGAGGTGCATTACGGGCATCCCGGACTCTTTGCCAGGATCGTGGCCGACCATTTTACCCCGGCGATTTCGGTGCGGAAAGACCGCGACCGGTACACGATCGACCTCGTGGAGGTAATGAAACCGCGGGACGACAAGTTCGCGGTGCGCGGCGGCAGCATCCAGCTGCTGGCCTTGCTGGAGGCGGGGGCAATCGACTACGCTTTCGAGTATCGCAGCGTGGCCCGGCAGCGGGGTCTCAAGTACGTGGAGTTGCCCCCGGCCCTGAACCTGGGAGCCTCCGACCAGGAGGACTTCTACCGGCGGGTGCGGGTGGCGTTCGGCTTTCAGCGCTTCACCGCTCTGGAAAACGAGCAGGTGGGCAACACCATCTACTACGCCCTCACCATTCCTAAGAACGCCCCCCACCGTTCCCAGGCGCTGGAGTACGTGAAGTTCCTTCTGGGTCCGGAAGGGCAGAGAATATTCGCCGAGAATAACCACCCCTTTGTGCCCCCGGTTGCGGATAACCCGGCCGGCCTTCCGACGGAGCTTGCCGGTCTGGTGAAAGGAGAGTAA
- a CDS encoding ABC transporter permease: protein MRGKDQVYWISVAGGSLVLLFLLYPLLYAFWVTDPALLVQTWRDSEFIASLLTSFWTAGAATAAATLTGVPFAYLLARRSFRGKRLLEGLLDLPVVIPHTVAGIILLMAVSPHARLGGWLQRAGFDFVETHAGIAIAMLFVSFPLLINAARDAFLRVPVRLEFVARTLGAGSLAVFFTITLPLAWRGILTGMVLTWARAVSEFGAVVILAYHPMTAPVLIYERFESYGLAYARPAAVLLLAVSLLVFVVVRLIAGGDDSRAGS, encoded by the coding sequence TTGCGGGGAAAGGATCAGGTTTACTGGATCTCGGTGGCCGGCGGTAGCCTGGTTCTGCTGTTTCTGCTTTACCCGCTGCTATACGCCTTCTGGGTTACCGACCCGGCGCTCCTCGTGCAGACCTGGCGCGACTCGGAATTCATTGCCTCCCTGCTCACCAGTTTCTGGACCGCGGGAGCGGCCACCGCCGCCGCGACCCTGACCGGGGTGCCGTTCGCCTACCTCCTGGCCCGGCGGAGCTTCAGGGGAAAGAGGCTGCTGGAGGGGCTTCTTGACCTGCCGGTGGTGATACCGCACACCGTGGCCGGCATTATCCTGCTGATGGCCGTCAGCCCCCATGCCCGCCTGGGCGGCTGGTTGCAGCGGGCCGGCTTCGACTTCGTGGAAACCCACGCCGGGATTGCCATCGCCATGCTGTTCGTGAGCTTTCCCCTTCTGATCAACGCCGCGCGCGATGCCTTCCTTCGCGTGCCGGTGCGGTTGGAATTCGTGGCCCGCACCCTTGGTGCCGGCTCCCTGGCCGTGTTCTTCACGATTACCCTGCCCCTGGCCTGGCGCGGCATTCTTACCGGCATGGTGCTTACCTGGGCCCGGGCGGTGAGCGAGTTCGGCGCGGTCGTAATCCTGGCCTATCACCCCATGACCGCCCCGGTGCTCATATACGAGCGGTTCGAGAGCTACGGCCTGGCCTACGCCCGGCCGGCGGCCGTGCTCCTCCTG